In Tachysurus vachellii isolate PV-2020 chromosome 3, HZAU_Pvac_v1, whole genome shotgun sequence, one genomic interval encodes:
- the LOC132843409 gene encoding histone H2B-like, with translation MPEPAKNAPKKGSRKAVTKTAGKGGKKRRKTRKESYAIYVYKVLKQVHPDTGISSKAMGIMNSFVNDIFERIAGESSRLAHYNKRSTISSREIQTGVRLLLPRELAKHAVSEGTKAVTKYTSSK, from the coding sequence ATGCCTGAACCAGCTAAGAACGCGCCCAAGAAGGGATCCAGGAAAGCCGTGACCAAGACGGCGGGTAAAGGCGGCAAGAAGCGCAGAAAGACCAGGAAAGAGAGTTACGCCATCTACGTGTACAAAGTCCTGAAGCAGGTGCACCCTGATACCGGTATCTCCTCTAAGGCCATGGGCATCATGAACTCGTTCGTCAACGACATTTTTGAGCGCATCGCCGGTGAGTCTTCTCGTCTGGCTCACTACAACAAGCGCTCCACCATCAGCTCTAGGGAGATCCAGACTGGCGTGCGTCTGTTGCTTCCCAGAGAGTTGGCCAAGCACGCCGTGTCTGAGGGCACAAAGGCCGTCACCAAGTACACCAGCTCCAAGTAA